A part of Onthophagus taurus isolate NC chromosome 7, IU_Otau_3.0, whole genome shotgun sequence genomic DNA contains:
- the LOC111421923 gene encoding 1,5-anhydro-D-fructose reductase isoform X2 — protein MANSVENVLLSTGNNMPILGFGTWQAKDDELESALDAALEAGYRHIDTAYVYENEKVIGRVLKKWLSSKKIKREDLFIVTKVPPSGNYPDGVRKYIKKSLENLQLDYLDLYLVHVPFQFRDVEGDLHPMTSDGRIDAVMDTDHIAIWKAMEEQFKNGLTRSIGISNFNVKQIQRILDNSEIKPSNLQIELHAYMQQNELVDFCKKNNIVVTAYSPLGAPGLGKFLAQFGQTIEIPDILGNPTVTDLAKKHNKTNAQILLRYTIQKGIVVIPKSTNPKRIKENFDVFDFQLDDGDMKKMKALDKGNDARILNFSGAFPGIDSHPEFPY, from the exons ATGGCAAATTCCGTTGAAAATGTCCTTTTATCAACCGGAAATAACATGCCTATTCTTGGTTTTGGTACATGGCAg gcaAAAGATGATGAGTTAGAATCCGCTTTAGATGCAGCCTTAGAAGCCGGATATAGACACATCGACACCGCTTACGTTtacgaaaacgaaaaagtgATCGGTAGAGTTCTCAAAAAATGGTTAtcaagtaaaaaaattaaaagggaGGATCTTTTTATTGTCACAAAAGTTCCCCCAAGCGGTAATTACCCCGATGGGGTCcgaaaatacatcaaaaaatcattagaaaattTACAATTGGATTATTTGGATTTGTATCTCGTTCATGTCCCGTTTCAATTTCGTGACGTCGAAGGTGATCTTCATCCAATGACTTCCGATGGTCGTATAGATGCCGTTATGGACACCGATCATATTGCAATTTGGaag gCTATGGaagaacaatttaaaaatggtttaacTAGATCGATCggaatttcaaatttcaacGTCAAACAGATACAAAGAATCTTGGACAATTCCGAAATAAAACCATCGAATCTTCAAATAGAATTGCACGCTTACATGCAACAAAATGAATTGGTCGATTTTtgcaagaaaaataatattgttgtTACAGCTTATTCTCCGTTGGGAGCTCCTGGATTGGGGAAATTTTTAGCTCAATTTGGTCAAac aaTTGAAATTCCTGATATTTTGGGTAACCCGACGGTTACCGATTTAGCAAAGAAACACAATAAAACGAATgctcaaattttattaagatatacAATTCAAAAAGGGATCGTTGTTATTCCAAAAAGTACCAATCCAAAACggattaaagaaaatttcgaTGTATTCGATTTCCAATTGGATGATGGTGATATGAAGAAGATGAAAGCTTTAGATAAAGGAAATGACGCGAGGATTTTAAACTTTAGCGGAGCATTTCCTGG AATTGATAGTCACCCAGAATTTccatattaa